In Synechococcus sp. A18-25c, a single window of DNA contains:
- a CDS encoding sigma-70 family RNA polymerase sigma factor, whose amino-acid sequence MVSSLSAFLGEIGRHQLLTPEQELTMGRKVQAMVALTERCHLAGGSGPACCYNDEEKRTIKRGEKAKNHMITANLRLVVNLAKRYQGKGLDLLDLIQEGTLGLTRAVEKYDPTRGHRFSTYAYWWIRQGLNRALSTQSRTIRIPVNVNEKLTKLRAAKARLMQSNGLSPTAQQLSEAMDLPLHEVEDLLGCELRSVTVSLQGVVKSKSDPSELVDVLPSDEIPPMERAEIAERTASAWKLLDKSNLTPKERTVVMLRFGLDGSHEWRTLAEVARHMNCSREYCRQVVQRALRKLRKTGVQHGLVEMNV is encoded by the coding sequence ATGGTGAGCTCCCTGAGTGCATTTCTCGGCGAGATTGGCAGACATCAACTTCTGACACCTGAACAGGAGCTCACCATGGGCCGCAAAGTGCAGGCCATGGTTGCTCTAACAGAACGCTGCCATCTTGCCGGAGGGAGCGGTCCGGCATGTTGCTACAACGATGAAGAGAAACGAACAATTAAGCGTGGAGAAAAAGCCAAGAACCACATGATCACTGCCAATCTCCGGCTCGTGGTCAACTTGGCAAAGCGGTATCAAGGCAAGGGGCTTGACCTTCTTGACCTGATTCAAGAAGGCACGCTGGGATTGACGCGTGCCGTCGAAAAATATGACCCAACTCGTGGACACCGTTTTTCTACCTATGCCTATTGGTGGATTCGCCAGGGGTTGAACCGAGCGCTATCGACACAAAGCCGCACCATTCGTATTCCCGTGAATGTGAATGAAAAGCTCACAAAATTAAGGGCGGCCAAGGCCCGGCTGATGCAGTCCAACGGCCTGTCACCCACAGCCCAGCAATTATCCGAAGCCATGGACCTTCCTCTCCATGAAGTGGAAGATCTTCTGGGTTGCGAGCTGCGCAGCGTGACCGTCAGCCTTCAGGGTGTTGTGAAGTCAAAATCCGATCCTTCTGAATTAGTGGATGTGCTTCCTAGCGACGAAATTCCACCGATGGAGCGTGCGGAAATTGCGGAGCGCACCGCTTCAGCCTGGAAGTTGTTGGACAAATCCAACCTCACCCCCAAAGAACGCACTGTGGTGATGCTGCGTTTTGGTCTCGATGGCAGCCATGAATGGCGCACCCTTGCCGAGGTGGCACGTCACATGAACTGCAGTCGTGAATACTGCCGTCAGGTCGTCCAACGCGCCCTGCGCAAACTGCGCAAAACAGGCGTTCAGCACGGTCTTGTGGAGATGAACGTCTGA
- a CDS encoding peptidase, whose protein sequence is MSAAQAPGYGTSLATSRFGIPSLPRWCVWVEPSSGLEPDRWEQRWINSVDQALSAWSTLLPITRVEDPRQAHVRVERRRPPLRDVAGQWRASNGRALLQILEVRRQDVWRLEPRVTVLVSPELRAQSLQATALHELGHAFGLWGHSDTPADALAPVQGAAPVLRPSDGDRRTLDWLRQQPTRFGAEVEPEASRDDVESPR, encoded by the coding sequence TTGTCAGCTGCTCAGGCACCTGGATATGGAACCAGTTTGGCCACATCTCGGTTCGGCATTCCTTCCCTGCCCCGGTGGTGCGTCTGGGTCGAACCCTCCAGTGGCCTTGAACCCGATCGCTGGGAGCAGCGCTGGATCAACAGTGTCGATCAAGCGTTGAGCGCATGGTCAACGCTGCTGCCGATCACGCGGGTCGAGGATCCGCGTCAAGCGCATGTGCGCGTGGAGCGCCGGCGACCACCGTTGCGTGACGTCGCTGGCCAGTGGAGAGCTAGTAACGGTCGTGCTTTGCTTCAAATCCTGGAGGTGCGTCGCCAGGATGTGTGGAGATTGGAGCCACGCGTCACGGTTTTGGTGTCTCCCGAACTGCGTGCGCAGTCGCTTCAAGCCACGGCTTTGCACGAGCTTGGCCATGCATTTGGTCTTTGGGGGCATAGCGATACTCCCGCCGATGCTTTGGCGCCGGTGCAAGGTGCTGCGCCGGTGCTGAGGCCGTCGGATGGCGATCGACGAACGTTGGATTGGCTGCGTCAGCAGCCGACACGCTTTGGTGCTGAGGTTGAGCCAGAAGCGTCTCGCGATGACGTTGAATCGCCACGCTGA
- a CDS encoding phosphate-starvation-inducible PsiE family protein — translation MAHQRPKRRSFLQWVDAGEKQVAILLTVITAVVIAAAIVQLTIRVALALITTEQDAYWLGDGLIRILGDLLTVLIALEVLQNITSYLRRHVVQIELVLVTALTAVARKVIVLPASSDDKPQLLVGIGLSAIALAGAYWLVKRAMQPEGRLNHPSSREPARSFQDPDRSSQHDDDDRMATSADPRH, via the coding sequence GTGGCTCACCAGCGCCCTAAACGTCGCAGCTTTCTGCAGTGGGTGGATGCCGGCGAAAAGCAGGTTGCCATCCTTCTCACCGTGATCACAGCCGTGGTGATCGCCGCGGCCATCGTGCAACTCACCATCCGCGTCGCTCTAGCCCTGATCACAACGGAACAGGATGCCTATTGGCTGGGTGATGGCTTGATCAGGATCCTCGGTGATTTACTCACCGTGCTGATTGCGCTGGAAGTTCTGCAGAACATCACCAGCTATCTGCGTCGCCATGTCGTGCAGATCGAGTTGGTGCTGGTCACAGCCCTCACTGCTGTGGCCCGAAAGGTGATTGTTCTGCCTGCATCCTCTGATGACAAGCCGCAATTGCTGGTCGGCATTGGCCTGTCCGCCATTGCACTGGCAGGCGCGTACTGGCTCGTCAAACGAGCGATGCAACCGGAGGGACGTCTGAACCATCCTTCCAGTAGAGAACCAGCCAGATCGTTCCAGGATCCGGATCGGTCCTCTCAACACGATGACGACGACCGGATGGCAACGTCAGCTGATCCCCGACACTGA
- a CDS encoding glucosidase: MSTSAISNATIGETPAEGLRCRERDEGHQPWDRWGTYLSDRQWGTVREDYSADGNAWNAFPFDHSHLRSYRWGEDGLLGLTDEHCLLCFAPVLWNGQDPILKERLFGLGNPEGNHGEDIKDTMYHLAGTPTGSYSKALYRYPQQSFPYQQLRDENRRRSREEKEYELVDTGIFSSNHFFDVEVEYAKASPEDVLIRLTITNQGPDQAPLHLLPSLWFRNTWSWGDRDHGRPHLRLQGNRLVSDATEGLASYNLSCSEQGHWLFTENETNTDRLYGQALQQPYVKDAFHRYLIEDEHHAINPAQTGSKAALHLQRTLDPGEIWSVDLRLSRHDHQGNKAPEPTETTAFNGLIEQRRKEWQAYLQWVAPGLNEEDRAIHASAAAGLFWCRKYYDWYVARWLRGDSNAPRPPEERWHTENAYWRNLRARDIISMPDCWEYPYFCQWDLMFHAVAFAEIDPGEAKRQSRMLRQASYTANNGQSPAYEWALSDANPPIGAWAALRIFQIAKRRDGVNDYPFLRASLRELLLEYGWWANRTDRNGDSLFEGGFLGLDNIAIFDRRYPLKDGSRIEQSDGTAWMGMLSLNMLEACVLLSEDRAEYKSLCDRFVADFSRLTYALNSPSGRGYVNWDEQDGFYYDVLKRPDGSTDYLRTRSLSGLIPLLAIATFDQQTVDSIPSLDVSKYLRDLGRERGAEFDSIAHLGSWHHGRVLFSIVPPQRLRRILTRVFDEDEFLSPYGIRSLSKVYEKTPYSYQQGDDYATISYSPADSPVAMFGGNSNWRGPVWMPINYLLIEALQKFGHHFGDDFKMEFPTGSGRHLNLWEISLELEERLVGIFRRDGDGRRAFNGEVELFQKDPEWRDLFLFNEYFHGCSGAGVGASHQTGWTGVVVKMITQLQRWR, from the coding sequence ATGTCGACTTCTGCGATTTCCAACGCAACGATCGGAGAGACACCGGCTGAAGGTCTGCGTTGCCGTGAACGGGATGAAGGGCATCAGCCATGGGATCGATGGGGAACCTATTTGAGTGACCGGCAATGGGGCACGGTCCGTGAGGACTATTCCGCCGATGGCAATGCCTGGAATGCCTTCCCCTTCGACCACAGCCACCTGCGCAGTTACCGCTGGGGAGAGGACGGTCTTCTCGGACTCACCGATGAACACTGCCTGCTCTGTTTCGCGCCAGTGCTCTGGAATGGCCAGGACCCGATTCTGAAGGAACGCCTGTTCGGACTGGGCAATCCCGAAGGCAACCACGGGGAAGACATCAAGGACACGATGTATCACCTAGCCGGAACACCAACCGGCAGCTACTCCAAAGCGCTCTATCGCTACCCACAGCAGAGTTTTCCTTATCAACAGCTGCGCGATGAAAACCGCCGCCGCAGTCGCGAGGAGAAGGAATATGAGTTGGTCGACACAGGCATCTTCTCCAGCAATCACTTTTTCGATGTCGAAGTTGAGTACGCCAAAGCTTCACCCGAGGATGTACTGATCCGGCTCACCATCACCAACCAGGGTCCGGATCAAGCACCCCTGCACCTCCTACCGTCGCTGTGGTTCCGCAACACCTGGAGCTGGGGAGATCGTGACCATGGCCGACCCCACCTTCGGCTTCAGGGCAATCGCCTCGTCAGCGATGCCACCGAAGGGTTGGCCTCTTACAACCTGAGCTGCAGTGAACAGGGCCATTGGTTGTTCACGGAAAACGAAACCAACACGGACCGTCTGTATGGACAAGCGCTTCAACAGCCCTACGTGAAAGATGCCTTTCACCGCTACCTGATTGAGGACGAGCACCACGCAATCAATCCGGCACAGACAGGAAGCAAAGCAGCGCTCCACCTCCAACGCACACTCGATCCTGGGGAAATCTGGAGCGTGGATCTGCGCTTAAGCAGGCACGACCACCAGGGAAACAAGGCCCCTGAACCGACCGAAACCACCGCCTTCAATGGCTTGATTGAGCAACGCCGGAAGGAGTGGCAGGCCTATCTCCAGTGGGTGGCCCCTGGACTTAACGAGGAAGATCGCGCGATCCATGCCTCGGCCGCTGCGGGTTTGTTCTGGTGCCGCAAGTACTACGACTGGTACGTGGCCCGATGGCTGCGCGGAGACAGCAATGCTCCGAGACCGCCGGAAGAACGCTGGCACACCGAAAACGCCTATTGGCGAAATCTGCGGGCCCGAGACATCATCTCGATGCCCGACTGTTGGGAGTACCCCTACTTCTGCCAGTGGGACCTGATGTTCCATGCGGTGGCCTTCGCCGAAATCGATCCGGGTGAGGCGAAACGGCAGTCACGCATGCTTCGCCAAGCCTCATATACCGCCAATAACGGTCAATCCCCTGCCTATGAGTGGGCACTCTCAGACGCCAACCCACCGATCGGCGCTTGGGCGGCACTGCGCATCTTCCAAATAGCGAAACGCCGTGACGGCGTCAACGACTACCCCTTTCTGCGCGCCAGCCTGCGGGAGCTCTTGCTGGAGTACGGATGGTGGGCCAACCGGACCGATCGCAACGGCGACAGCTTGTTCGAGGGAGGCTTCCTCGGACTCGACAACATCGCCATTTTCGATCGGCGCTACCCGCTCAAAGACGGCAGCCGAATTGAACAATCCGATGGCACTGCCTGGATGGGAATGCTCAGCCTCAACATGCTTGAGGCTTGTGTTCTGCTCTCAGAAGACCGGGCGGAATACAAGAGTTTGTGTGACCGCTTCGTGGCGGACTTCAGCCGGCTTACCTACGCCTTAAACAGCCCCAGTGGCAGGGGATATGTGAACTGGGATGAGCAGGACGGCTTCTATTACGACGTGCTCAAGCGACCCGACGGCAGCACCGACTACCTGCGCACCCGTTCACTCAGCGGCCTCATTCCGTTGCTTGCGATCGCGACGTTTGACCAGCAGACGGTGGACTCGATTCCCTCCCTGGACGTCAGCAAATACCTGAGAGATCTGGGTCGCGAACGCGGAGCCGAATTTGATTCGATTGCCCATCTGGGATCCTGGCACCATGGCCGGGTTCTGTTTTCGATCGTTCCGCCGCAACGGCTCCGACGCATTCTCACCAGGGTGTTCGACGAAGATGAATTCCTCTCTCCGTACGGCATCCGCAGCCTGTCCAAGGTCTACGAAAAAACCCCTTACAGCTACCAACAGGGCGACGACTACGCCACGATCAGCTACAGCCCTGCTGATAGCCCTGTCGCCATGTTTGGAGGCAATTCCAACTGGCGCGGCCCCGTTTGGATGCCAATCAACTACCTGCTCATCGAAGCCCTGCAGAAATTCGGCCATCACTTTGGTGACGATTTCAAAATGGAATTCCCAACTGGATCGGGGCGGCACCTCAATCTGTGGGAGATCTCGCTTGAACTGGAAGAGCGTTTAGTCGGCATCTTCCGTCGGGATGGCGACGGACGCAGAGCTTTTAACGGTGAGGTGGAGTTGTTTCAAAAGGATCCAGAGTGGCGTGATCTCTTTCTATTTAATGAATATTTTCATGGCTGCAGCGGTGCTGGGGTTGGAGCAAGTCACCAGACGGGATGGACCGGAGTGGTGGTCAAAATGATCACGCAACTCCAACGTTGGCGCTGA
- a CDS encoding DUF2214 family protein, whose translation MPLATVLTPEIAKSAGVAYVHYLSFMLCFAALVVERRLIRPDPDRRTATTMVITDIIYGIAALALLVSGIFRVLYFGQGSEFYTQNPLFWWKVGLYLSVGGLSLYPTVTYILWAIPLRKGELPNVSEALATRLGWIINVELVGFALVPLLATLMARGVGLPAV comes from the coding sequence ATGCCACTGGCCACTGTGCTGACTCCAGAAATCGCCAAGAGTGCTGGCGTGGCCTACGTGCATTACCTGAGCTTCATGCTCTGCTTTGCAGCACTGGTGGTTGAGCGCCGACTAATCCGTCCTGACCCTGATCGACGGACAGCCACCACCATGGTGATCACCGACATCATCTATGGCATCGCCGCATTGGCCCTGCTGGTGAGTGGGATCTTCCGGGTGCTCTACTTCGGTCAGGGGAGTGAGTTCTACACCCAGAACCCCTTGTTTTGGTGGAAGGTTGGCCTCTACCTGAGCGTTGGTGGTCTCTCGCTTTATCCCACCGTCACTTACATCCTCTGGGCAATTCCTTTGCGCAAAGGTGAACTTCCCAATGTCAGTGAAGCCCTGGCCACCCGTCTGGGCTGGATCATCAATGTGGAGCTGGTGGGTTTTGCTCTGGTGCCCCTGTTGGCAACACTGATGGCGCGAGGTGTCGGACTTCCTGCGGTTTAG
- the ndhL gene encoding NAD(P)H-quinone oxidoreductase subunit L, whose product METLLNAVSLDTLLVIAAYAALGAAYLVVVPLFLLLWMNKRWTVMGKVERLGIYGLVFLFFPGMILFAPFLNFRLSGQGEV is encoded by the coding sequence ATGGAGACTCTTCTGAACGCGGTTTCCCTGGACACCCTTCTTGTGATTGCTGCCTACGCAGCTCTCGGCGCTGCTTATCTGGTGGTGGTGCCTTTGTTTCTTCTCCTCTGGATGAACAAACGCTGGACCGTCATGGGCAAAGTTGAGCGCCTGGGCATCTATGGATTGGTGTTTCTGTTTTTCCCGGGGATGATTCTCTTCGCCCCCTTCCTGAATTTCCGCCTTAGCGGTCAGGGTGAGGTCTGA
- a CDS encoding c-type cytochrome — protein sequence MLSLIMSVMLALALLWPTETLALPPSGADLFDLHCAGCHPNGGNIIRRGKTLKLKALEKQGINNAEAIAAIARTGIGQMSGYAEALGEGNEVIVADWIWEQAQNAWIQG from the coding sequence ATGCTCTCGTTGATCATGTCGGTGATGCTGGCGTTGGCACTGCTTTGGCCTACTGAGACCCTTGCGCTTCCCCCATCAGGTGCAGACCTCTTCGATCTCCACTGTGCGGGGTGCCACCCCAATGGCGGAAACATTATCCGTCGGGGAAAGACGTTGAAACTGAAGGCCCTGGAGAAACAAGGCATCAACAATGCGGAGGCAATCGCTGCGATCGCCCGCACAGGCATCGGTCAAATGAGCGGTTATGCCGAGGCTCTCGGTGAAGGCAATGAAGTCATCGTCGCCGATTGGATCTGGGAACAAGCTCAAAATGCCTGGATCCAGGGATAA
- a CDS encoding YciI family protein: MARFVLWGTYCENALQKREPFRDEHLNRLNQLKESGTLITLGPTEGSTHVFGVFESDSLSSVRALLEADVYWREGIWTQLDVYPWIQAF; encoded by the coding sequence ATGGCTCGCTTTGTGCTCTGGGGAACCTATTGCGAAAATGCTCTTCAAAAAAGAGAGCCCTTTCGAGATGAGCATCTCAATCGTCTGAACCAGCTCAAAGAAAGCGGAACTCTGATCACACTGGGACCCACGGAAGGAAGCACCCATGTGTTTGGAGTGTTTGAGTCAGACTCCCTCTCCAGCGTCCGTGCGTTGTTAGAGGCCGATGTGTATTGGCGAGAAGGAATCTGGACCCAATTAGACGTTTATCCCTGGATCCAGGCATTTTGA
- the trpA gene encoding tryptophan synthase subunit alpha: protein MTVQPSRIAEVFVKTAREQRLALMPFVMAGDPDLQSTADVLLSLQAHGADVVELGIPYSDPLADGPVIQAAAHRALEQKTTPVRVLEMLQGLRDRLTMPVVLFTYSNPLLNRGPERFFSEAAAAGVAGLVVPDLPLEEAERLSPLASEQGLDLVLLVAPTTPEQRMQRIATSSRGFTYLVSVTGVTGERASMQDRVGQLVGSLKGCDSGPVAVGFGISGPDQVRQVREWGADGAIVGSALVKRIAAAQPGCAAAEAGEFCQELRAAAG from the coding sequence GTGACCGTTCAGCCCTCACGCATTGCCGAGGTCTTCGTGAAGACTGCCCGTGAGCAGCGACTGGCGCTGATGCCATTCGTGATGGCCGGTGACCCTGATCTGCAGAGCACGGCTGATGTGCTGCTCAGTCTTCAGGCCCATGGTGCTGATGTTGTTGAACTGGGTATCCCCTATAGCGACCCATTGGCCGATGGACCGGTGATCCAGGCCGCGGCGCACCGTGCACTCGAGCAGAAGACAACACCTGTGAGGGTGCTTGAGATGCTGCAGGGATTGCGCGACAGGCTCACGATGCCTGTGGTGCTGTTCACATACAGCAATCCCTTGCTCAATCGCGGCCCGGAACGGTTTTTCTCTGAAGCGGCAGCCGCCGGTGTTGCCGGTTTGGTGGTGCCGGATCTTCCTCTCGAGGAAGCGGAACGTCTGTCTCCCTTGGCATCAGAACAAGGCCTGGATCTGGTGCTTCTGGTTGCCCCCACAACGCCGGAGCAGCGGATGCAGCGCATCGCTACCTCCAGTCGCGGTTTCACTTATTTGGTGAGCGTCACGGGTGTCACAGGTGAACGGGCATCCATGCAAGATCGTGTGGGACAGCTGGTTGGATCCCTGAAGGGCTGTGATAGTGGACCGGTGGCCGTTGGTTTTGGGATTTCCGGACCCGACCAGGTGCGACAAGTGCGCGAGTGGGGCGCTGATGGCGCCATTGTCGGCAGTGCGCTGGTGAAACGCATTGCCGCTGCACAACCAGGTTGCGCAGCGGCAGAGGCGGGTGAATTTTGCCAAGAGCTTCGCGCTGCTGCCGGCTGA
- a CDS encoding AbrB family transcriptional regulator: MLTGSDLLNKVKELGDVSKSDLVRACGYVSDKKNGGERLNFTAFYEALLEAKGVNLGPTGTSVIGKGGRKLSYVATVQGNGNLLIGKAYTAMLDLQPGDEFEIKLGRKQIRLVPVGGADEDDE, translated from the coding sequence ATGCTCACAGGCAGCGATCTGCTGAACAAGGTCAAGGAACTTGGTGATGTCAGCAAGTCCGATCTCGTCCGTGCCTGTGGCTATGTCTCTGACAAGAAGAATGGTGGTGAGCGTCTCAACTTCACAGCGTTCTACGAAGCTCTGCTTGAAGCCAAGGGAGTCAATCTCGGTCCAACCGGTACCAGCGTTATCGGCAAAGGTGGTCGCAAACTCTCCTACGTCGCGACAGTTCAAGGCAACGGCAATCTCTTGATTGGTAAGGCCTACACCGCCATGTTGGATCTCCAACCCGGTGATGAGTTTGAGATCAAATTGGGGCGCAAGCAAATTCGCTTGGTTCCTGTTGGCGGCGCGGACGAAGACGACGAATGA
- a CDS encoding pentapeptide repeat-containing protein, with translation MGVTNWIYEYRLPLDVVDGYETQSATPDSSKSISDPLTGLAAPSEVDREMEVRSELEADSVCSSWDPSQVVRSGIFGDEPYRPLLPDPFRRRVVDWSAAQDQNFRGWDFDSLMLARGDFSRSDFTNAEMRSQNVWSAIFQDSILYSASIQYSGFRFVDFSGSDMRRLNGIKADLRDSKFNQSDLRGANLTYANLRDVTLKEAKIFSTMFFNTFLEGASMVNVEGEGSCFCDARLEESTLIESAFNQASFKGADLGNARATGVDFRDVDFTDSDLSGTIFDGVDLRGAEIRNATLSDAVWTNTVCPDGSTNTMSLPCLGDQQIPIQL, from the coding sequence ATGGGTGTTACTAATTGGATTTATGAATACAGGCTGCCACTTGATGTGGTCGATGGCTACGAAACACAATCTGCTACACCCGACAGCTCGAAGTCCATCTCAGACCCACTGACAGGCCTCGCTGCTCCGTCTGAAGTCGACCGCGAGATGGAGGTGAGGTCCGAATTAGAAGCGGACTCTGTTTGCAGTTCTTGGGACCCTTCCCAAGTCGTGCGATCTGGGATTTTTGGGGATGAACCCTATCGCCCATTGTTGCCTGATCCATTTAGACGCCGGGTTGTCGACTGGTCGGCAGCACAGGATCAAAACTTCCGCGGTTGGGATTTTGATTCACTCATGCTTGCACGCGGTGATTTTTCAAGAAGTGATTTTACGAATGCTGAAATGCGGAGTCAAAATGTTTGGTCGGCTATTTTTCAAGACTCGATCCTCTATTCGGCGAGTATCCAATACAGCGGTTTTAGGTTTGTGGATTTTTCTGGCTCCGATATGCGAAGACTGAATGGGATCAAGGCAGATTTGAGGGATTCAAAGTTTAATCAATCCGATTTGAGAGGGGCGAACCTGACGTATGCAAATCTGAGAGATGTAACTCTTAAAGAAGCCAAGATATTCTCAACAATGTTTTTCAATACATTTCTCGAAGGGGCGTCAATGGTCAATGTTGAAGGAGAGGGGTCTTGTTTTTGTGATGCGCGCCTTGAAGAGTCGACGTTGATTGAATCTGCATTCAATCAGGCAAGTTTTAAAGGGGCAGATCTTGGCAATGCACGTGCTACTGGTGTTGATTTTCGTGATGTGGATTTTACTGATTCTGATTTAAGCGGCACAATCTTTGATGGTGTGGACCTGAGGGGCGCTGAAATTAGAAATGCCACATTGTCAGATGCTGTCTGGACCAATACGGTCTGTCCTGATGGCAGTACGAATACAATGAGTCTTCCATGCTTGGGTGATCAGCAAATTCCTATTCAATTATGA
- a CDS encoding YkvA family protein, which translates to MAFGSSSGTPDFTAEAIDAEVIDSEVIDEPAFKRLLQQAGRSIARPALEAMEMLLDPNTPAQARLTLLAALTYLLLPTDLVPDFLPVAGFSDDLVAITAVLGLCRNHITPEIRQRAQRKLDRWFPIAHP; encoded by the coding sequence ATGGCCTTTGGCTCGAGTTCTGGCACGCCTGACTTCACGGCGGAGGCCATTGACGCTGAAGTGATTGACAGCGAGGTCATCGATGAGCCGGCGTTCAAACGACTGCTGCAGCAGGCCGGTCGATCGATTGCACGACCGGCCTTAGAAGCCATGGAGATGTTGCTGGATCCCAACACTCCGGCTCAGGCACGCCTGACCCTCCTTGCTGCGCTCACATACCTGCTGCTTCCAACAGATCTGGTGCCCGATTTTCTGCCTGTGGCTGGCTTCAGCGATGATCTCGTGGCGATCACGGCCGTTTTGGGTCTGTGCCGAAATCACATCACTCCCGAAATCCGTCAACGAGCGCAACGCAAACTGGATCGATGGTTCCCGATCGCTCATCCATGA
- a CDS encoding DUF3007 family protein, giving the protein MTRAGVLKLGLGLLAAGGLGYWLFEALGLEGFSAGIAAEALLVVVVVVWTSSYLFRVVTGRMTYMQQRRRYRSEYDQLTAQQLQERFDALSPEEQEALMASISADPTESAAE; this is encoded by the coding sequence TTGACGCGTGCTGGAGTTCTGAAACTTGGACTGGGCCTGCTCGCTGCCGGAGGACTTGGTTACTGGCTGTTTGAAGCTTTGGGTCTGGAGGGATTTTCGGCTGGGATTGCAGCCGAAGCTCTGCTGGTTGTTGTGGTCGTTGTCTGGACTAGTTCCTATCTGTTCCGTGTGGTGACCGGTCGCATGACTTACATGCAGCAGCGACGGCGTTATCGCAGTGAGTACGACCAACTCACGGCGCAACAGCTGCAGGAGCGCTTTGATGCCTTGAGCCCAGAGGAACAGGAGGCTCTGATGGCTTCGATTTCTGCGGATCCAACTGAATCGGCGGCGGAGTGA
- a CDS encoding L,D-transpeptidase: MVTSCAGSGSAPSADGDAAEVIRIQLDGADPAASTGEGVTGVESKRFQVGFGRNGIACAGTRFEEGWTPLGTFRVNAILSADRFAMDPDLVKLSGKSEAYLRENLFRNMSAIDFKGDGETGEYGIGYVSLAPVPATPQPFRFNTYDGQFRWYSFAIHGTNDDSRVGQAITGGCINVNQSVMAALLKTVQLGDEVVIHSDTPCTP; this comes from the coding sequence ATTGTGACCAGCTGCGCCGGGTCTGGTTCCGCTCCATCTGCCGACGGAGATGCGGCTGAGGTGATTCGTATTCAGCTCGATGGCGCTGATCCTGCAGCCAGCACCGGTGAAGGGGTGACAGGAGTTGAGTCGAAGCGCTTCCAGGTGGGCTTCGGTCGCAACGGCATCGCCTGTGCAGGAACGCGCTTTGAGGAAGGCTGGACTCCGTTGGGAACGTTCAGGGTGAATGCGATTCTCAGCGCTGATCGCTTTGCCATGGACCCTGATCTCGTCAAGTTATCTGGAAAGAGTGAGGCCTACCTGCGCGAGAACCTCTTCCGCAATATGAGTGCGATTGATTTCAAGGGTGACGGTGAAACCGGTGAGTACGGAATCGGTTACGTCAGCCTTGCTCCCGTTCCAGCCACGCCTCAGCCTTTTCGCTTCAACACGTACGACGGTCAATTCCGCTGGTACAGCTTTGCGATCCACGGAACCAACGATGACTCGCGCGTGGGTCAAGCCATCACCGGTGGTTGCATCAATGTGAATCAGTCTGTAATGGCTGCTTTGCTTAAAACGGTGCAGTTGGGTGACGAAGTGGTGATCCATTCCGACACGCCATGCACCCCTTGA